A genomic region of Exiguobacterium oxidotolerans JCM 12280 contains the following coding sequences:
- a CDS encoding CamS family sex pheromone protein, translated as MIALTLTSTLFLGACSMDLSQDNDTKEVITESEQGKEVQAVVSPAIDTTDSYYRTVLPFRASVARGMTQKRVSSRLELDEIETGLMRHSTQFFDPEKYYYQEGQLLEADQIATWLLRTGKADTSGSDPEGLNPAYTTGKSYKEKNQKSPLILSHILEQDYMLEEDKKLELGGTSIALVLNSEYVFQDENYGPTYTVKLDEKKVVEQGKKMANELVQKMRKTDGMKTTPIHVALYLQEKEGSPVSGHYLSSAFIGRGNQISANDWKNYDEKYYYYPSSAATNDVRDDAAKFDLFKDRLEDYFPNYTGMMGEGFYQEGELKKLEIKIPVQFYGKAELVAFIQYVTYLLENRWEYNRNVPTTITVTNLNGDTEAMLFLEPDTKKPIVKIR; from the coding sequence ATGATAGCATTGACGTTGACGAGCACACTATTTTTAGGTGCTTGTTCGATGGATCTATCACAAGACAACGATACGAAAGAAGTCATTACTGAGAGCGAACAAGGTAAAGAAGTCCAAGCCGTTGTCAGTCCGGCAATCGATACGACCGATTCGTACTATCGAACGGTACTTCCGTTTCGGGCAAGCGTCGCCCGCGGGATGACACAAAAGCGGGTCAGCTCACGGCTTGAACTGGATGAGATTGAGACCGGGCTGATGCGTCATTCAACACAGTTTTTTGACCCGGAGAAATATTATTACCAAGAAGGTCAACTGCTGGAAGCGGACCAAATCGCAACGTGGTTGCTTCGAACAGGAAAAGCAGATACGAGTGGGAGTGATCCAGAAGGATTAAACCCGGCGTACACGACTGGAAAATCATATAAAGAGAAAAATCAGAAGTCTCCTTTGATTTTATCGCACATCTTAGAACAAGACTACATGCTCGAAGAAGATAAAAAACTCGAACTGGGTGGGACATCGATTGCGTTAGTCTTAAATAGTGAGTACGTTTTCCAAGATGAAAACTATGGGCCGACATATACTGTGAAATTAGATGAGAAAAAAGTCGTTGAGCAAGGCAAGAAAATGGCAAATGAACTCGTCCAAAAGATGCGGAAGACGGACGGGATGAAGACGACACCGATCCACGTCGCCCTCTATTTACAAGAGAAAGAGGGTTCACCGGTTTCAGGTCACTACCTTTCATCGGCCTTCATCGGTCGCGGGAACCAAATTAGTGCGAATGACTGGAAAAACTATGATGAGAAGTATTACTACTATCCTTCTTCAGCAGCAACGAATGACGTTCGTGATGACGCGGCGAAATTCGACTTGTTCAAGGACCGGCTCGAGGACTACTTCCCGAACTACACAGGGATGATGGGCGAAGGATTCTATCAAGAGGGTGAATTGAAGAAGCTTGAAATTAAAATCCCGGTTCAATTTTACGGAAAAGCAGAACTTGTCGCCTTCATCCAATACGTGACGTATCTGCTTGAAAACCGGTGGGAGTATAACCGGAATGTTCCGACGACGATTACCGTCACGAACTTAAACGGCGATACGGAAGCGATGTTATTCCTCGAACCCGATACGAAAAAACCAATCGTTAAAATTCGTTGA
- a CDS encoding MurR/RpiR family transcriptional regulator, with amino-acid sequence MKGGIFSQIEAVREELPSSSRKVADFVLSHANEIAGMTIHHLAEESNTSAAAVVRFCRALGLKGYPELRMRISADTARTDLTGYHDIEENERPADLIEKTLSNSIQALQDTAKQLNDVRIAEATKTLDQARAVYFYGIGASNVVALDAAQKWTRVGKLAIQESDQHLLATLLANASPDDVFFAISYSGETEEVVELMRLAKIRGLKMISLTRFGDNRISQLADIALWTSRAPEAPLRSAALSSRLAQLFAIDVLFLSYAAIHYTDTIERLQYTRESVKMLHGKK; translated from the coding sequence ATGAAGGGTGGTATCTTTTCACAAATTGAAGCAGTACGCGAGGAGTTGCCGTCCTCGTCACGGAAAGTAGCCGATTTTGTTTTATCCCACGCGAACGAAATCGCTGGGATGACGATTCATCATTTGGCAGAAGAATCGAATACGAGTGCTGCGGCCGTCGTTCGATTTTGTCGTGCGCTTGGACTAAAGGGATATCCGGAACTGCGGATGCGGATTTCTGCTGATACGGCACGAACGGATTTGACAGGATATCACGATATCGAAGAAAACGAACGTCCAGCAGATTTAATCGAAAAAACGCTTAGTAACAGTATACAAGCCCTACAAGATACAGCCAAACAATTGAACGATGTCCGAATCGCAGAAGCGACAAAAACCCTCGATCAAGCACGTGCTGTCTACTTTTATGGAATCGGTGCTTCGAACGTCGTCGCACTTGATGCAGCCCAAAAGTGGACGCGCGTCGGGAAGTTAGCGATTCAAGAATCGGATCAGCATCTTTTAGCGACACTCCTTGCAAATGCGAGTCCGGATGATGTCTTCTTCGCGATTTCTTACAGCGGAGAAACAGAAGAAGTCGTCGAACTGATGCGACTGGCAAAAATTCGCGGTTTAAAAATGATTAGTCTAACCCGATTTGGTGATAACCGAATCAGTCAGCTGGCAGATATCGCATTGTGGACATCGCGTGCACCGGAAGCACCGCTTCGAAGTGCGGCACTCAGTTCGCGCTTGGCACAATTGTTTGCGATTGATGTGCTCTTCTTGTCTTATGCAGCAATTCACTATACGGATACGATTGAACGACTTCAGTACACACGTGAAAGTGTGAAGATGTTGCACGGAAAAAAATAA
- a CDS encoding M20 family metallopeptidase, producing the protein MVERRRYLHQHPELSFHEVETPNYIASRLEELGIEVRRNVGGRGIVGTIRGGKPGKTVALRADFDALPIQDEKTVDYRSTVPGVMHACGHDGHTATLLAVAEVLASQKEQLTGNVVLIHQHAEEVVPGGAREMIADGCLDGVDVIFGTHLWSTTTLGTIGTRVGPVMAAADKFELTLFGRGGHGAKPHETIDAVLLGATIVKELQSIVSRRLDPLQQAVLTIGTLHAGNTFNVIADRAQLTGTVRTFDETVAQKIVLEMERTIKGICDAAGATYTFHYETGYPAVINDLVETRFLEAVARDVIGDTSLFEIDPTMGGEDFAYYLKEVPGTFFFTGAGDASHYPHHHPRFDFEERAMVDAAKILVEATLRYLATR; encoded by the coding sequence ATGGTTGAACGCCGACGGTATTTACATCAACATCCTGAACTTTCTTTTCATGAGGTCGAGACACCGAATTATATCGCAAGTCGTCTCGAAGAACTTGGAATCGAAGTCCGACGAAATGTCGGAGGACGTGGTATCGTCGGAACGATTCGAGGAGGAAAACCGGGGAAAACGGTCGCATTACGGGCAGATTTTGATGCGTTACCGATTCAAGATGAAAAAACGGTTGATTATCGTTCGACTGTTCCAGGAGTCATGCACGCGTGTGGGCATGATGGTCATACGGCGACATTACTCGCCGTCGCGGAAGTTCTCGCCAGTCAAAAAGAACAGCTGACGGGAAATGTCGTCTTGATTCACCAGCATGCGGAAGAAGTGGTGCCGGGGGGAGCGCGTGAGATGATTGCTGACGGCTGTCTTGACGGAGTCGATGTCATCTTCGGAACACACCTTTGGTCGACGACGACGCTTGGGACGATCGGAACACGGGTCGGTCCCGTCATGGCAGCGGCGGATAAATTCGAGTTAACATTATTCGGTCGAGGCGGACACGGGGCAAAACCGCACGAAACGATTGATGCCGTACTACTTGGGGCAACGATTGTCAAAGAACTTCAAAGTATCGTCAGCCGTCGTCTCGATCCATTGCAGCAAGCCGTCTTGACGATTGGGACGCTTCATGCCGGAAATACGTTCAACGTTATTGCTGACCGGGCACAATTGACGGGGACCGTCCGGACGTTCGATGAGACGGTTGCTCAAAAAATCGTCTTGGAGATGGAGCGGACGATTAAAGGGATTTGTGACGCAGCAGGGGCGACGTATACGTTCCACTATGAAACGGGGTATCCGGCTGTCATCAATGACTTGGTTGAGACACGTTTTTTAGAAGCTGTCGCCCGTGACGTAATCGGGGATACAAGCTTATTTGAAATTGATCCGACAATGGGCGGGGAAGACTTTGCCTATTATTTAAAGGAAGTTCCGGGGACGTTCTTCTTTACCGGTGCAGGTGATGCTTCCCATTATCCACATCATCATCCACGATTTGACTTTGAAGAGCGGGCGATGGTCGACGCAGCGAAGATATTAGTCGAAGCGACATTACGTTATTTAGCGACACGGTAA
- a CDS encoding YwbE family protein, which translates to MDGKKRADVKPGLRVSIVLKQDQRTGKRTEGIVKDLLTKSPNHPHGIKVRLEDGQVGRVQEIL; encoded by the coding sequence ATGGATGGAAAAAAACGTGCAGACGTCAAGCCTGGACTACGTGTCAGCATCGTCTTAAAACAAGATCAGCGTACGGGGAAACGGACGGAAGGAATCGTAAAAGACTTATTGACGAAATCACCGAACCACCCGCACGGTATTAAAGTACGACTCGAGGATGGTCAAGTTGGTCGTGTTCAAGAAATTCTTTAA
- a CDS encoding DnaJ C-terminal domain-containing protein, translating into MAKDYYRTLGVEKSATNQEIKRAYRKLAKQFHPDVNKEASADRRFKDIQEAFDVLGDEEKRTQYDRYGSDYERMAGAGPGQSADYEDIFRQYNGRQSRPTGGSQSFGFEDMFGSFFNQEEESTDEELELTVPLSHLSTNEKVTIRLASGTIQMSLPKDVYEGKKVRLRGKSSLRNRSGVAGDVYVTIHLKDDDRFRRHEHDVISTVRVYPTTFVLGGEVIADTLEGKRVKLKVKPGTKPGARLRIPNRGLSNQDGHRGALLVQLEVKLPEMDATFYEEWENQLSVKE; encoded by the coding sequence ATGGCGAAAGATTATTATCGGACGCTTGGTGTCGAAAAATCGGCAACGAACCAAGAAATCAAGCGGGCATACCGAAAACTTGCGAAACAATTCCACCCGGATGTCAATAAAGAAGCGAGTGCAGACCGTCGCTTCAAAGATATTCAGGAGGCATTCGATGTCCTCGGGGATGAAGAAAAACGGACGCAGTATGATCGTTATGGAAGTGACTATGAACGCATGGCTGGCGCGGGTCCGGGGCAATCAGCAGACTACGAAGACATCTTCCGTCAATACAATGGACGACAGTCTCGACCGACCGGTGGCAGTCAATCCTTTGGTTTTGAAGACATGTTCGGTTCATTTTTTAATCAAGAAGAAGAATCGACGGATGAAGAACTGGAACTGACGGTACCACTCAGTCACCTCAGTACAAATGAAAAAGTAACGATTCGTCTAGCTTCAGGGACGATTCAGATGAGTCTTCCAAAAGACGTCTACGAAGGGAAGAAAGTTCGTTTACGCGGAAAAAGTTCATTGCGTAACCGAAGTGGAGTGGCGGGTGACGTCTACGTGACGATTCATCTCAAAGATGACGACCGGTTCCGTCGACACGAACATGACGTCATTTCAACGGTGCGTGTGTATCCGACGACGTTTGTCTTGGGTGGCGAAGTGATCGCCGATACGCTTGAAGGAAAACGTGTCAAGTTAAAGGTCAAGCCGGGGACGAAACCAGGTGCAAGACTACGCATTCCAAATCGTGGCTTAAGTAATCAAGACGGGCATCGGGGTGCTTTACTTGTTCAATTAGAAGTGAAGTTGCCTGAGATGGATGCAACGTTTTATGAAGAGTGGGAAAATCAATTATCAGTAAAGGAGTAA
- the glsA gene encoding glutaminase A: MNVTQQQLEELIDECRPYTVLGQVASYIPELAKSEPTQLGIAVCNADGTFVSAGEADTLFTLQSVSKIITLAFVLETFGEDYVFSKVGMEPTGDAFNSIAKLEETIPTKPLNPMINAGALAVTSMLPGEDAADKLLKLREFIASLLDIEVEMVKYDAEVAKSEFETTDLNRALLYFMRYHGVIEGNVEEIIDVYTKQCAILTNCKGLAMMGKILSQSGKTPSGHQVISRRNARIIRAIMTTCGMYDASGEFSVQVGLPGKSGVSGAIVACGRSDFDMADLGIGIFGPALDLKGNSIAGTKMLELLVQRHP, translated from the coding sequence ATGAACGTGACACAACAACAACTAGAAGAATTAATTGATGAATGTCGTCCCTATACAGTACTCGGACAGGTTGCGAGTTATATCCCGGAGCTTGCGAAGTCAGAACCGACGCAACTTGGAATCGCAGTTTGCAATGCCGACGGGACATTTGTGTCTGCTGGTGAAGCGGACACTTTATTTACGTTACAAAGTGTTTCTAAAATCATCACACTCGCCTTCGTCCTCGAAACGTTTGGTGAGGATTATGTCTTTTCAAAAGTCGGAATGGAGCCGACGGGGGACGCCTTCAACTCGATTGCGAAGCTTGAGGAGACGATTCCGACAAAACCGCTCAACCCGATGATTAATGCAGGAGCGCTTGCCGTGACGAGTATGTTACCTGGGGAAGATGCGGCAGATAAACTGCTCAAACTGCGCGAGTTCATCGCGAGTCTGCTCGACATCGAAGTCGAGATGGTCAAGTACGACGCGGAAGTCGCAAAATCTGAATTCGAAACAACGGATTTGAACCGGGCATTGCTGTACTTCATGCGCTATCACGGAGTCATTGAAGGAAACGTCGAAGAAATCATCGATGTCTACACAAAACAATGCGCAATCTTGACGAACTGTAAGGGCCTTGCGATGATGGGTAAAATTTTAAGCCAGTCAGGAAAAACACCATCCGGCCATCAAGTCATCTCTCGTCGTAATGCGCGAATCATTCGTGCGATCATGACGACGTGCGGCATGTATGATGCTTCTGGTGAGTTTTCTGTTCAAGTCGGACTTCCCGGGAAAAGTGGTGTCTCGGGTGCCATCGTTGCCTGTGGACGTAGTGATTTCGATATGGCTGATCTCGGAATCGGTATCTTTGGACCGGCCCTCGATTTAAAAGGGAATTCAATTGCGGGTACAAAAATGCTCGAGCTGCTCGTCCAGCGTCACCCTTAA
- a CDS encoding CHAD domain-containing protein, with product MNHRDTENLTFELLETWATFNHYAKEARQFKNPEDVHQARIRLRKLITFATLVGETDEPVYLIWRRLMRAFGEVRDLDVQLEQQSVTSPVEQLFAEHLALQLQGKRATLLETMHLLISSELDKSVRRFLAGPLTKRLKRMDENDLIHAAKKRFDKKAQKYEKVHQTEGQKRIQKMHELRLATKYYRYTLEYLRPYTTLPKSTVDRLKRVQTQLGQINDTYNRLERWRAFTPPDEYELKRAKEVTRLEQALVTALDEFSLD from the coding sequence ATGAATCATCGCGATACTGAAAACTTAACGTTCGAACTACTTGAAACGTGGGCGACATTCAACCACTATGCAAAAGAAGCCCGACAGTTTAAAAATCCGGAAGATGTCCACCAAGCAAGAATCCGTCTTCGGAAGTTGATTACGTTCGCTACGCTTGTCGGTGAGACGGATGAACCGGTTTATCTGATTTGGAGACGACTGATGCGCGCATTTGGCGAGGTCCGTGATTTAGACGTCCAACTCGAACAACAATCTGTCACGTCACCCGTCGAGCAACTATTCGCCGAACACCTCGCGCTCCAACTCCAAGGAAAACGAGCAACGCTACTTGAAACGATGCATCTTCTCATCTCAAGCGAACTCGATAAATCCGTCCGTCGTTTCTTAGCAGGACCGCTGACAAAACGATTAAAACGGATGGATGAAAACGATTTGATTCACGCGGCAAAAAAACGATTTGATAAAAAAGCACAGAAATACGAAAAAGTGCACCAGACAGAAGGACAAAAAAGAATCCAAAAGATGCACGAATTGCGTCTTGCGACAAAGTACTACCGCTATACATTAGAATACTTGCGTCCCTATACCACTCTTCCGAAGTCGACCGTCGATCGTCTAAAACGCGTTCAGACCCAGCTTGGCCAAATCAATGATACGTACAACCGGCTCGAACGGTGGCGCGCGTTTACACCGCCGGATGAATACGAATTGAAACGCGCAAAAGAAGTTACACGACTCGAACAAGCCTTAGTGACGGCACTGGACGAATTTTCACTCGATTAA
- a CDS encoding MATE family efflux transporter, with product MLETFTLSGKIQQFMKIFFPILVTQVAFYLISFFDTVMAGRYGSADLAGVGVGASLWAPVYTGLTGILLAVAPLVSQAMGARKEREVKRIVVQALYVSVLIIVVTLVLGLLFVNPILNQMELSGEARRVARVYLITLGFGIIPMFIFFVLRTLVDSLGKSNITMVLLLFSLPINVAFNYLFIFGKFGFPELGGVGAGVATAITYWLLCIAITGIVLKGELFQRLGILRRFYKPDFTRIKELVFLGAPIGLAIFSEVSIFSAVTLLLGAYGDVVIGAYQAAINFASFVYMLPLSAASALTITVGYEVGAKRVKDAVQYIWIGLLLCIAVSLFSGGLLYLQNERVAALYSNDPEVINLAAHFMILAIFFQLSDAVAAPTQGALRGFKDVNATFVLTISAYWVIGLPLGFYFERFTTLGPDGYWWGLIIGLAVGATLLLLRLVYLVKKSKEVVG from the coding sequence ATGTTAGAAACGTTTACGTTGTCTGGAAAGATTCAACAATTCATGAAAATTTTCTTTCCAATCTTAGTGACGCAAGTCGCTTTTTATTTGATTAGCTTTTTTGACACGGTCATGGCTGGACGATACGGCTCAGCTGATTTAGCTGGTGTTGGTGTCGGAGCAAGCCTTTGGGCGCCTGTCTACACAGGTTTGACGGGTATTTTATTAGCCGTCGCGCCGCTCGTCTCGCAAGCGATGGGGGCAAGGAAGGAGCGTGAAGTCAAACGAATCGTCGTTCAGGCACTTTACGTTTCAGTACTCATCATCGTTGTCACATTAGTACTCGGTTTACTGTTCGTCAATCCGATTTTGAATCAGATGGAATTATCGGGTGAGGCAAGACGTGTCGCACGTGTCTATCTCATCACGCTCGGATTTGGCATCATTCCAATGTTTATCTTTTTTGTCCTTCGCACATTAGTCGATTCTCTCGGGAAGTCGAACATCACGATGGTATTATTATTATTCTCTTTACCCATTAATGTTGCTTTCAATTATCTCTTTATCTTCGGAAAGTTTGGTTTTCCAGAGTTAGGCGGTGTCGGGGCAGGGGTCGCGACGGCAATCACATATTGGTTATTGTGTATCGCCATTACCGGGATCGTTCTAAAAGGGGAATTGTTTCAGCGGCTCGGTATTTTACGGCGATTCTATAAACCGGATTTTACTCGGATTAAGGAACTGGTCTTTTTAGGGGCGCCGATTGGACTAGCAATTTTTTCCGAGGTCAGTATTTTCTCAGCCGTGACGTTGTTACTCGGTGCGTATGGGGATGTCGTGATCGGTGCGTATCAAGCTGCAATCAACTTTGCATCCTTCGTTTACATGCTTCCCCTGTCAGCTGCGTCAGCTTTGACGATTACTGTCGGGTACGAAGTTGGGGCGAAACGCGTCAAGGATGCCGTCCAGTATATTTGGATTGGGCTGTTATTATGTATTGCTGTCTCGCTCTTCTCCGGCGGACTCTTGTACTTACAAAATGAACGGGTCGCGGCACTCTATAGCAATGATCCGGAAGTAATCAATTTAGCCGCACATTTCATGATTCTCGCAATTTTCTTTCAGTTATCTGATGCGGTCGCAGCACCGACTCAAGGCGCGTTACGTGGTTTTAAAGATGTCAATGCTACGTTCGTCTTGACGATTTCGGCGTACTGGGTGATTGGTTTACCGCTCGGTTTTTATTTCGAACGGTTTACGACACTTGGACCGGATGGTTACTGGTGGGGGCTCATTATTGGTCTTGCAGTCGGAGCAACGTTATTGCTCTTACGATTGGTCTATCTCGTCAAGAAGTCAAAGGAGGTTGTTGGATGA
- the mprF gene encoding bifunctional lysylphosphatidylglycerol flippase/synthetase MprF, with protein MKLNKQRIVTIAKVILPIALILFILYQGQSELKNLSLNESIQAIQQIPSWKFILLVGAGLFAVATMFFYDVILLRSLEVKAPLGLVFRASWIANSFNGIIGFGGLAGMGVRTALYRPFVEGSRLLKAIGWMAPTLISGLSILSALSLLNIFPAFEVLDFKKWLWPVIIGVALFFPLYLLFTFRRGASSIRPSSIVLYSLVSLVEWFSAGVVVYLILQALGTDVSFAKVIGVFIIAATAGLISMVPGGFGSFDLVFLIGMQRAGVAEGSVLTGLLIYRLVYYIVPFVIGLVFSAREFSGPVVKMIEDKPIVGPSVEVGGVIWRLQLRFLSKVRHFALALITLLAGIAIWGLAILPPVSSQYDFLEARLPHELLLVGNSFFLMGGLLFVLLAPSLYRRTKRSLYMVYGASFFALIGMALRGFNLISLSAVVVVLILLTVSAKSFHRERTLITTMRLMRASLAGILYLGGFVFFGYTFYTLGSADGTEVYPSHEISMFAASATIFALVYLLVFIRLFNTFNHPVLGEAFDEMKVRQTLTEEGGNYLSHLAFLGDKRFFFSESGRAFLQFSQTGNRIIVLGDPSGNPDEHSQLIGTFLRRVEDLGYIPNIYQIQAQNMSLYHDFGFNFFKLGEEAIVDITTFTVSGKKRAGLRSIKNRFEREGMTFEVVKPPFSNALLTSLRDVSDDWLGNKVEKGFSLGYFQSDYLNQAPVGIMRDAAGDLLGFMTFMPAYQDGVLSIDLMRFRPDGPNGIMDAMFIRLFEYAKEAGYHTFNMGMAPLSAVGEDETSFWQERVAADVFNNIRYMYSFTGLRRYKEKYDPKWEGRYLAYRKRQSLTIAILKVTRLISKKKDRVLLP; from the coding sequence ATGAAGCTCAATAAACAACGAATCGTTACGATCGCGAAAGTTATTTTACCGATTGCTTTAATTCTCTTTATCTTGTATCAAGGACAAAGTGAATTGAAAAATTTATCTTTGAATGAATCGATTCAAGCCATTCAGCAAATCCCATCATGGAAGTTCATTCTTTTAGTCGGTGCCGGTCTCTTTGCCGTCGCGACGATGTTCTTTTATGACGTCATCCTGTTACGTTCCTTGGAGGTCAAAGCACCGCTTGGTCTCGTCTTCCGGGCTTCGTGGATTGCGAATTCGTTTAACGGAATCATCGGATTTGGTGGTCTTGCCGGTATGGGGGTTCGGACGGCACTTTATCGGCCTTTCGTTGAAGGAAGTCGTCTCCTGAAGGCAATTGGTTGGATGGCGCCGACGTTGATTAGCGGATTATCGATTTTATCTGCATTGTCTTTATTAAATATTTTTCCGGCGTTCGAAGTGCTCGATTTTAAAAAATGGCTTTGGCCCGTTATCATTGGTGTCGCACTTTTCTTCCCTTTATATCTCCTGTTTACGTTCAGACGCGGGGCGAGTAGCATTCGACCATCGTCAATCGTACTTTATTCACTCGTCTCACTCGTAGAATGGTTCAGTGCCGGTGTCGTCGTCTATTTAATTTTACAGGCACTCGGAACGGACGTCAGTTTTGCGAAAGTCATCGGTGTATTCATCATCGCGGCGACGGCCGGATTGATTTCGATGGTTCCCGGGGGCTTTGGTTCGTTTGACTTGGTTTTTTTGATTGGTATGCAACGCGCTGGTGTAGCGGAAGGAAGCGTCTTGACGGGACTGTTGATTTACCGTCTCGTCTATTACATAGTGCCCTTTGTGATTGGACTGGTGTTCTCAGCACGCGAATTTAGCGGACCTGTTGTCAAAATGATTGAAGATAAGCCGATCGTCGGACCATCCGTCGAAGTCGGTGGAGTCATTTGGCGCTTGCAACTGCGTTTTTTAAGTAAGGTCCGTCATTTTGCGTTAGCCTTGATCACTTTGCTCGCAGGTATTGCGATTTGGGGACTTGCGATTTTACCGCCGGTCTCGTCACAATATGATTTTCTAGAAGCCCGTTTACCGCATGAATTATTACTAGTTGGGAACAGTTTCTTCTTGATGGGCGGGTTATTATTCGTCTTACTGGCACCTTCGTTATATCGACGGACGAAACGTTCGCTCTATATGGTATACGGGGCATCATTCTTCGCACTGATTGGGATGGCCTTACGAGGATTTAACCTAATCTCGCTTTCTGCGGTTGTCGTTGTGCTCATTTTGCTGACAGTTTCGGCAAAATCTTTCCACCGTGAGCGGACGCTGATTACGACGATGCGGTTAATGCGTGCATCGTTGGCCGGGATACTTTACCTCGGTGGATTTGTTTTCTTCGGGTATACGTTTTATACGTTAGGGTCTGCAGACGGAACGGAAGTTTATCCGTCTCATGAGATTTCGATGTTTGCAGCAAGTGCAACGATTTTTGCACTTGTTTACTTGTTAGTGTTCATTCGCCTGTTCAACACGTTTAACCATCCGGTCCTCGGAGAGGCTTTTGATGAAATGAAAGTCCGTCAGACGTTGACGGAAGAAGGCGGAAACTACTTGAGTCATTTGGCTTTTTTAGGGGATAAACGATTTTTCTTCTCAGAATCGGGTCGGGCATTTCTTCAATTCAGTCAGACAGGAAATCGGATTATTGTGTTGGGTGACCCGAGTGGGAACCCGGATGAACATTCGCAATTGATTGGTACGTTTCTACGACGCGTCGAGGATTTGGGCTACATTCCGAACATCTATCAGATTCAGGCGCAAAACATGTCTCTGTATCATGATTTTGGTTTTAACTTTTTTAAGTTAGGCGAAGAAGCAATTGTTGATATTACGACGTTTACGGTTTCCGGTAAGAAGCGAGCTGGACTGCGTTCCATTAAAAATCGTTTTGAACGAGAAGGCATGACGTTTGAAGTTGTAAAACCGCCATTTTCAAATGCCTTACTTACATCGTTACGTGACGTATCAGATGACTGGTTAGGGAACAAAGTAGAAAAAGGGTTTTCACTCGGATACTTTCAGTCAGACTATTTGAATCAAGCACCCGTTGGAATCATGCGTGACGCGGCAGGCGACTTGCTTGGCTTCATGACGTTCATGCCTGCTTATCAAGACGGTGTCTTATCAATCGATTTGATGCGCTTCCGTCCTGATGGACCGAATGGGATTATGGATGCGATGTTCATCCGTTTGTTTGAGTATGCAAAAGAAGCAGGCTATCATACGTTCAATATGGGAATGGCACCACTGTCTGCCGTTGGAGAAGACGAAACGTCATTTTGGCAAGAACGTGTCGCGGCTGACGTCTTCAATAACATTCGTTACATGTATAGCTTTACAGGACTAAGACGCTACAAAGAAAAATACGATCCAAAGTGGGAAGGACGTTACTTGGCGTATCGTAAACGTCAATCGTTGACGATTGCGATTTTAAAAGTGACACGTCTCATTTCTAAAAAGAAAGACCGTGTGTTACTGCCATGA